The following is a genomic window from Hyphomicrobiales bacterium.
ATGACGAGCCCCATCCCGCCGAAGTGCTCGCCGCAGACATGGATTGCCGACTTGTCATCCGCCGCAGGGATAGAACAACGCCAGTCCAAGCCGCCCAGCCCTGAGGTCCGGGAATTCCAGTCGCGCCGAGTCCGTGCGATTGCGCAGCCAAAACATGATGAGCGACCGATCCTTCCGAGCCAACTTCTTGCGAAAATGCCGCAGATTGAGCAATGGTATCAGATAACCCTCGCTATAGAGCGGGGGGGCCCGGGGGGCTGGCTTTCATGGGGAAGAATAAGGAGTTGGGGCGGGCACCTGCCGACGCCTCGGGGGACGAAGCCCGGCGATGGCTCCAGCGCTCGCCCATCCCGACGCGACCTCTTTGCCAGCGGGGCCGCGGGCATCCTTGCATCCGGCCTGGCGGGGCTGCCTGCCGCGGCCGCCCCCATGAGCCACCCGTCCGGCGCCCAGCCGGCGCCGCGCACAAGCGCACGCCACGCAGAAGCCGGGGGCTCATCGGACGGTGGCGGGCCGCTCCGCGTACCCTTCGTCGCCGGGGAGCCGCTCCGCGAGCCTGAAGTCCGCCGTTCGGTGAAAGGCGAGCTGAACACCACGCTTCGCGTCGCCTATTCCTATCAGGATATCGGTGGCTACAGGCTCTTCCTTCGCACCTACGAAGGCGGAATTCCGGGGCCTACATTCAGGATGCGGCGGGGCGACGTCTTGCGCATCCGCCTGACCAACGACCTGCCGCCGAACCGGGAGCGGATGCCGCTGAACTTGAACCAGCCGCATATGCTGAATTTGACCAACTTTCATTTCCACGGCGGCCACGTAAGCCCCGGCGGGATCTCCGACAACGTGCTGCGCACGATGGAACCCGGCGGTGCCTATGATATAGAGATCCGGATACCGGCCGACCACACGCGCGGAACCTATTGGTACCACCCGCATCATCACGGCTCCGCGGATATTCAGTTGTCGAGCGGCATGGCCGGAGTGCTTATCATCGAGGATGGGCCTGACCAGGTTCCCGAGATTGCAGCCGCCAAGGACGTCACCATGGTGCTCGGCGAGGTGGCCTTCGACGGCTTCGGCATGGTGGAGGGCTTCGACGCGCTGTTCTCGGAGACATCCGTGCGCTTCCTCACCCTCAATGGCCAGCGCGCGCCCACCATTTCCATGCGGCCCGGCGAGGTGCAGCGCTGGCGCCTCGTCCATGCCGGCTACCAGGATGACCTGTTCCTCGCGATAGACGAGCATCGATTCAATGCCATCGCCCGCGACGGTATCGGCCTCCAGTTCATGGGCGAGGGGCAGATCTGTACCGACCAGCCTGAACGCACGGACGCCATGCTCATTGCCCCGGGCCAGCGCATCGACGTGCTGGTAAAGGCAGGCGAACCAGGCACTTACGATTTCAAGGCGCTGCCCTATAATCAGGGCTATCCTTCACCCGCTGGCCTCATCGCCCGCATGAAGGTGGAAGGCGCGCCGTTGGCTATGAACCTGCCGAAGCGGCTGGTCGCACAGCCGCTGGCGTCCATCCGGGACGATGAGATCACGAACCGGCGCGAACTCGTGTTCTCGGCTATCGTACCGGAGAACGAAGCAGCCGCGCACTGGCGCGAGTTCAAATTCCTCATCGATGGCCGCAGTTTCGACATGAACCGTGTCGACCACCGCGTGAAACTCGGCGCGGTGGAAGAATGGACTGTCATCAATGCGCATTTTCATGACCACATCTTCCACATCCATGCCAACCCGTTCGAGCTGGTCAAGGTGAACGGTGAATATTTTCCGCCCGTCTGGCTCGATACGGTCGTGTTGCCGCGTAACGGAAGCATCACCTTCCGATCTCGCTTCCTCGATTTCACGGGACGATACGTACTCCACTGCCACATGATGAATCACGAAGAACTCGGAATGATGCAATTGGTAGAGGTCTACAACGAATAATTCATTTTCAAATCACAGAAAATAATTGCAATTATAAGTAATTAATGTCTTGCAATCAAGAATTTTACTGGATAATGCGCATCGATAATTTTCTATAAATTGCAAACACCAATTTGCTCGGCGCATTCCCAGGGCAGCTCGATGCTTGCTTGGAACGCCAATGCCGACCGTGCCCATGGCGTGATCCAATGCGGTCTGTGGCACCGCCGTACAAGATTTTCGGAAACATGAGTGCCCATTCCGCACCGCGCAGAAGACCTGTCACAGGAAGGAGGCTATAATCATGCGGCCTGACAATGGCATGAGGGCCTTTCCATGATGACGATGCCGGCAATGATGGCTTTGGAACTCGGCAGGCAGATTGCCGAAGATTTCCGGCGCCTGTACGGCTCGTCAGCCAATGACGAAGCCGAGCGGCTCGGCTGCGCGGCGCAGATCGCCTTGGAGTGCATTGGCCGCAGCGATGCCCTCTATCACAATGTCGAGCACACGTTTCTCGTGACATTAGTGGGACGGGACATTCTTCACGGTCGCATGCTGAGCGAGCGCGTCGATGCGCAGGACTATGCGCATATCATCGTGGCTTGCCTCCTTCACGACATCGGATATGTCCGCGGCATTCTGAAAAACGACGGTCATGATCGCTTCGTCGTCAACGCGGAGGGCGAGGCGGTCACACTTCCGCGCGGGGCATCGGATGCGGCGCTGGCTCCCTACCATGTGGACCGGTCCAAGCTCTATGCGCTGGAGCGCATCGGGCAGTGGTACAACCTTGATGCCGAACGCGTGGCCCATGCGATCGAATACACACGCTTTCCAAGCCGGCCGATCGACCCCGAAGGGCACAACGCACGCGAGGGGCGTCTTGTGCAGGCCGCCGATCTGATCGGTCAGCTCGGCGACCCTCTCTATCTGAAGAAGGCCAACGCCCTGTTCCATGAATTTCAGGAATGCGGCCTCGACACCCAGCTTGGCTATGCGACGCCGGCAGATATGGTTGAGCAATATCCAGACTTCTACTGGTCCAGCGTCTCGCCGCACCTGAAGGAAGCCATTTCCTACCTGAATGTTACGGCGGCTGGTCGGCAGTGGATCGCCAATCTGCATAGTCATGTCTTCTGCGCCGAACATGCGTTCGCTCTGATGGGCCCGCAACGATAGCCAGGCTGAGGCAATACGACTGCAGGACCCACTGCAAACGGGGGATCTTCAACTGGCGTGAAATACCACACGCTGCACGCCCTCACCCGAACGTCAATCAACACAGTCGCCACGGACCGGATGTCACATCTGGTGATGCAACTGAGTTCGTTGAAGTTCTGCGGTCCGCCTGCCTTCTTAGCCGCCTGGGCTCAGGCCTTTTCCGCGAGCCTTTCGCGGCGCCACGGCGTTGTCGGCCAGGGCGCGATGCTTGCGTGTTACGCGGTAAATTCTTGCAGATAGCGTCAATTTTGACGAGCATCAATGACAACTTACTTCAATATATATAGTCTTTTCCTGACATCAGTCACGTGTTCGCGTTATCGGTGGAATTGATGTACGCTGCTGAATACCGTTCTGTGAAGAGAATTGGGGATACTTTCGGGCAATCGCACGTCAGCAGTCCGCAGACATTGTCATTCCAACGATACTTACCTGGAGCAATGCTATGACGAGTGAGAATGGTAGCCACGATCTAGTCACCCGTACCGGTCTCGTGCTTCACGTGCGCCCCGTGCGGGCCGGCGATGAGAAGGATCTGGCGGAATTCTTTTCCCGAGTAGCGCCAGAAGACCTGCGCTTCCGGTTTCTGGCAAGCATGAAGGAGGTGGGTCACGAACGCCTGAGCGCCATGACCCACGTGGACCACCATCAGACTGAGCATTTTCTTGCCTTTGCCCAAGACGGCAAATCGATCGTCGCGACCGCGATGGTCGCCTGCGACGCGCATTTCGAACGGGCCGAAATCGCGATTTCCGTTCGCGCGGACGACAAGCACAAAGGCGTGGCCTGGGAGTTGCTCCGCTACGCCGCGAACCACGCGCAGGCAAAGGGCGTCAAAATACTGGAAGCAATCGAGAGCCGCGAGAACCACGAGGCCATCGAAGTCGAGCGGGAGCAGGGCTTCGTTGCGAAAAGCCATCCAGACGACCCAAGGCTGGTGCTGATCCGGAAGACTCTCGCCTAAGACCAATCGACATTCAGCTTTCTCAGCTGTCATGGCCGGGCTTGTCCCGGCCATCTCGATGTATCGAGGCGCCTTTCCGGTCGGGATCACCGGAACCCGGCTGTTGCCGAGTTCCGGGCCAATAGCCGTATTCGGGTAAACCCGATTTCAGGGCAAGCCCGGTGATGACAATGGTATCTCTTGGGCCCTTCTTGAGTGTCGATTGAACCTAGGGCGGATTGTGGAAAATCGCGATCGTCCGGCAGCAGCTGCGCGAGATGAAAGATGAGGCGTTTCCCGCACCTTTTGAGAAGGCGGGAACGCTTGAGGCACGTCAGAGCGACTTGCCGACAACAGATATTTTGCACCTGCCCGCGCGCAGCGGCTGTTCCATGAGCAGCTTCGACGCACGCGAGGCAGAGTGAGAGCAGCTTGCTCAGCGGGTACAGACCTGTACGCGACGCACGACCCAGCGCCCCCTATGATCCCTCATCCTGCGATTCTCCCACCAGCACCGTCTGGGCGCCGGCCTGACATGCCTTGGGGGCGGGGGGCGCCCCCATTGGGCCAGTTCCACGCCCGTCTGCGGCACGATCAACTCTGCCGGCGGCAAGGGACCGGCAAGAGCACCGCCCGAGTAGACGGCAGAGATGAAACAACCGGCGATAACCATCGCCCCGAACTTGCAGACCAATTCTTCCTCCTCACAGTGAACAACCGAAGATAGTGTCCGCGTTCTCTTCTGCATTGGGAAGGCAAGCAACGGGCACCTTTTGCTTGCCTTCCCCGCCCGGCTCCCCCTCCCCGCGGATGTCCGCTGGCTTATGGTGAAGCATCACAGGTTCAGCCTGCGCGGCGTCCCGCAGAGCCTGCTCCACCCTTAGAAGCGCCAGATAAGTGGCACGATAAAGACAGCGACGACAAAGAACCAGATCAGCAACGGGAAGCCAGGTTTCCAGTCATCGCCGAAAGCATAGGCGCTCGTGCCCATGGCCATTAGCTTCGGTAAGCGGTGGCAGGACGGTGCCAACCGCGTCCACGGCCGTGGACGGCCCGATAGACCCTGGCCGCGCACGGGCGCATCCGGATTATTACGCGCGAAGGTGACCGACGGGTGCGTCGTGGTTCTTGGCGCCGCAGTTTCGACCGTCATCTCAACCTCTCCCGCGCTGACCCCCTCGCCTCCGGGCGGACCGCAGCCGGCTCGACAATCCGAAACCGCTCGGATTGCCATTCTTCAGGGAACTTAGTCCGCCTCGCCGATTGAACATCTGCACAGAATCCCAATCCTTGGGCCCCTTGTCCCAAAGTTTGCCGGGATGGTGCCGCTGGATCCGGCCCTCGCGCTTGCTGCCGTCACATGTGTTCTCTATGTTGCCTTGGCCTCGGCAATTCTGCGATCCGATGTCCGTGCTCCGGGAGTACCGATGCGACAATCATGCCCGGCACAGTACTGGTCCTCGCCCCTGTCGATCCACCCGCCTTCCAACGCGATGTTCATGTTCCGGAGCCTATGAATAATGCCGGCTGGCTTCTCCTGGTGGCGCAATGGGTTGCCCCTATGTGCCCTGGCGCTTGGCCTCGGTGCCTGCGCCTCCCTGCCCCGCGGCATGCTGCAGCCTGTTGCGCCGGCTCCGGGCGCGGACCGGGTCGATATGCTTGCCGCGACGACCAGGGCGCCATCGAGCGATCCCGGAGTTCTCTTCAGCGGTGATCGCGGGGAAACCGTGTCCTTCGCGAATATCGTCGTCTCTATTCCTCACGATCGCGAGGTGGGAACGATCCAGTTTCCACGCGCCGTACCCGGCAATCCCGAAACGGATTTCACGGTGACCTCCGCAACGCCGATCGCCAAGGCTCATCTTGCGGATTGGTTCAAGTCCACGAGCGGCCGGAAGCGTCGTGTCTTCGTATTCGTGCATGGCTTCAATACGCCGTTTGACCGAGCGGTCTTCCGGTTTGCCCAGTTGGCTCACGATGCGGACGCCAATGCGGCACCGGTTCTTTTTTCTTGGCCTTCACGCGGACGCCTTCTCGACTATAGCCGCGATTTCGATAACGCATCCTACTCGCGCTCAGATCTCGCCTATCTCCTGAGGGTCGCGGCGAGCAGTCCCTCTGTGGGCGAAATCACCATTCTCGCCCATTCCATGGGCAGCTGGCCCGCCGTCGAGGCGATACGTCAACTCGCTCTGGAAAAGGGAGGCGTCCCAAAAAAGATCGACAATCTCATACTCGCCTCGCCAGATCTCGACATAGGCGTCTTCCGGCGCCAGATCGAGGACATGGGGCCGAGGCGCCCACGTGTGACCCTGTTTGTCGCACAGCATGACAGGGCATTGCAGCTCTCGCGTTTCATATCGAGGGGCGCCACGCGCCTGGGCGGCATTGATCTCACGCGTGACGAGTACCAACAGCAGCTGGCCGGTCTATCGGGCATCACCGTCCTCGACCTCAGCGCCCTCAATGCGGGCGATCGCATCAATCACGATCTTTATGCTGCGAGCCCCGAGGCCGTCCGCCTCATCGGCGACAGGCTGTTACAGGGGCAGGTCATCACCGATTCCGACCTGTCGTCCCCGCTGATGGCCGCAGATACGCTGGGCTCCGCCGCAAGTCTCCTCATCACCGCCCCGATCCGCATGTTCGATACCGCCACATCACGCTAGCTTCGCATCGGCAGTGATAATGTGGCGGCCAGACACGGGCTCTTTGATCTATTCCAGGATACTAGGATGCCAAACCTCCCATGCGCGGCGTTGACGGAACAGTTCGCGGGATATCCAGCGGCAATTGCGGGCGGCTGCGGGCCGTACCGTTCACTGCAAGATTTCAGAGCGATTCCTGGCCAAATTGTCTCATCCCGAAAGTATCGGGGGCTTTCCCTAACCGGAGGTGGCGTTACAATTTGTCTCCACTTTGACACTTGCCAACAGTATGGTGCGGCGGCACATTTTTGCTGTCAATGAGTTCGGCTCCAAGGGCGATTTCCGATGCTTTAGGTTGACACAAGATAGCTGGAAGGAGGCTGCCATGCCGACCCCGTCTCGCCCCAGTTTGCGCAGTTCGACCGGCGCCGTTTTCGTTGAGCATTTCTCCACCAGGGAATTACCGCGACAGGATCAGTTCGATGCATGGCGATCGATGCTGGCAGATACAATCGAGCTCTTGCCGACAGCGGGGCAGTCAGAGTCATTCGAAGCTGATTGCTCATCCTGGGTCTTCGGCGACATCGTCCTGACAAGAACGCTCTACACGAACGCCCCCCCGCGCCATTGGCGACACAGGCCCAAATCCTTCCTGGATCACTGGTGTGTGGTGCTGGCGTATCAAGGCACAGGCAGCACCTGTTCCCCGGAAATCCTGCAGCCCGGCTCGCTGAGTTTCCGCTCGCTCGCCAAGCCGTTCGAGGGGAGAGCCGAAGATGCGGAAGTCTTGACGCTGTTTCTGCCGAGGGACTTCTGCCGGGACGAACGTGAGGCTCTCGATCGCGGGCATGACCTGGAGATCAATCCGGCACTGGGTGCCCTGCTCGCTGGTCATATGGAAAACCTGGCCCGGCATCTGCCACGTATTCCTCCGGAACAGGCGCGTGGGCTGGCTGAAGCAACGCGTTCACTGGTGGCGGCCTGCATAGCTCCCCGCGCGGAGCACACCAAGGCAGCGGAGGTGTCGCTCAGCGCCCTACTCATCGACCGCATCCGCCTGATTATCCGCCAGAACATGGCGTCCCCGGACTTCGACCCTGAGCAACTCGCCCGGCTGATGGCAATGTCCCGTTCGAAGCTCTATCGGCTTTTCGAACATGCCGGCGGTGTCGCCCATTTCATCAACCGCGAGCGGCTGCAGGAGGCACACCGCCACCTCACTTCATCGCGAGATTCACTGCCGATCCACACGGTCGGCAACGAGGTCGGCTTCATCGACCACTCCACGTTCAGCCGGGCCTTCCGACGTGAGTTCGGCTACAGCCCCAGTGAAGTGCGTGAGCGCAGCCTGGCAGAGCACGCTCTGAAGCCGTTTGGCCTTTCGCTGAACGATGCGCGTGCGGACACTGTAAGTCCGGACGATACAATGTCCTCCCCGGGCGCGAGGACCGAGGACACGACAGCCCCCTCTCTCCCCATGCCTGCAGCCTAGCCAACTGTCTCAGGGGCGAGGGATTTTTTGGTGGGATCTTCGACAATCGGCGTGACGGGGCGTCTCTCCCTCCTCTACGCTGCCTTGTTCTTCGAGCTTGGCGTCAATCTGCCTTTCTTCCCACTTCGGTTGCATGCACAAGCCTTGAGCAGCGATGGCACAAGCTTGGCTGGCGGCGAGTTGGGCGGGCTCATGGCTGTTCTGACCGCCCTTGCCGGATGTCTCTACGGCGCATGGGGCGAACGAATCTACTGTCTGATGGGGCCGCGTCCGCCATCGGCTTCCTGCTGCCCGTCCCGGTTGGGTTCAGCCTCCGGCCCAAGGTCCCATCGCCACCAGTCATCGCCGGGTAATCCCGGTCTGTCAAAGATTGGGATGAGTAGCGAAGATTTGGGATTCTGAGCTCATCCCACCGTTCCCGACTATTGCTAGCGTTCCTCGCTGCTTTCAAAAAAAGCGGCACGATGGCGCTTGCCCAGCGCCTGAGGTTTTCTGGGGCCATGCCCGACAGCTGTCAGGGGAAGTGATGTGATGTATCCGAACGGTTCGCCGGGACAACGGCTCCCGACAAGCGGATGGACGGGAACGGTGATTCAAAACGTTACCGGCAACACAACGGATAAGCCCTCGGCATGACAGCGCGCAGTAAAGACCACCGCCTTTTAGCCGCAGCCCTTGTGGTCATCTTCCCTGGGTTGGCCGCCTGCCAGCGCGAGGAGGCCAAAGCACCTTCACCCGTCCGGATCGTGCGCACCATCACCGTCGAGAAGCAGCCCGAGTTTGCGAATACGAGTTTCACCGGGCATGTGGAGGCTCAGGACAGAGCAGACTTGTCATTCCGTGTCGGCGGGCGAATGGCGGAACGGACCGTCGGTGTCGGCGCGACGGTGCGCGAAGGCGAGGTCGTTGCTCGCCTCGATCCAGAGAATGAGCTGAACGATCTGCGCTCGGCGCGTGCTGCCTTGACGGCCGCCCAAGGCCTCCTGCGCAAGGCGGAGAACCAGTTTCAACGTCAGAGCCATCTCCTTGAACGCAATGTGACGACCCGCGCCGACTTCGAGCTCGCTGAACAGGGCCGGACAGCGGCGCGCGCGCAGGTCGATGCCGCCCAGGCGCGCGTCACCTCCG
Proteins encoded in this region:
- a CDS encoding hypothetical protein (Evidence 5 : Unknown function), producing the protein MIAFSCRFGRTSAAQRKYGEAIIPLNQSMTWSQLGLSHRSPMTSPIPPKCSPQTWIADLSSAAGIEQRQSKPPSPEVREFQSRRVRAIAQPKHDERPILPSQLLAKMPQIEQWYQITLAIERGGPGGWLSWGRIRSWGGHLPTPRGTKPGDGSSARPSRRDLFASGAAGILASGLAGLPAAAAPMSHPSGAQPAPRTSARHAEAGGSSDGGGPLRVPFVAGEPLREPEVRRSVKGELNTTLRVAYSYQDIGGYRLFLRTYEGGIPGPTFRMRRGDVLRIRLTNDLPPNRERMPLNLNQPHMLNLTNFHFHGGHVSPGGISDNVLRTMEPGGAYDIEIRIPADHTRGTYWYHPHHHGSADIQLSSGMAGVLIIEDGPDQVPEIAAAKDVTMVLGEVAFDGFGMVEGFDALFSETSVRFLTLNGQRAPTISMRPGEVQRWRLVHAGYQDDLFLAIDEHRFNAIARDGIGLQFMGEGQICTDQPERTDAMLIAPGQRIDVLVKAGEPGTYDFKALPYNQGYPSPAGLIARMKVEGAPLAMNLPKRLVAQPLASIRDDEITNRRELVFSAIVPENEAAAHWREFKFLIDGRSFDMNRVDHRVKLGAVEEWTVINAHFHDHIFHIHANPFELVKVNGEYFPPVWLDTVVLPRNGSITFRSRFLDFTGRYVLHCHMMNHEELGMMQLVEVYNE
- a CDS encoding hypothetical protein (Evidence 5 : Unknown function), whose amino-acid sequence is MDWRCSIPAADDKSAIHVCGEHFGGMGLVIGERCDRPSWDHVIDWLRGIIASPYFR
- a CDS encoding hypothetical protein (Evidence 5 : Unknown function), with the protein product MLNLRHFRKKLARKDRSLIMFWLRNRTDSARLEFPDLRAGRLGLALFYPCGG
- a CDS encoding conserved hypothetical protein (Evidence 4 : Unknown function but conserved in other organisms), coding for MMTMPAMMALELGRQIAEDFRRLYGSSANDEAERLGCAAQIALECIGRSDALYHNVEHTFLVTLVGRDILHGRMLSERVDAQDYAHIIVACLLHDIGYVRGILKNDGHDRFVVNAEGEAVTLPRGASDAALAPYHVDRSKLYALERIGQWYNLDAERVAHAIEYTRFPSRPIDPEGHNAREGRLVQAADLIGQLGDPLYLKKANALFHEFQECGLDTQLGYATPADMVEQYPDFYWSSVSPHLKEAISYLNVTAAGRQWIANLHSHVFCAEHAFALMGPQR
- a CDS encoding Acetyltransferase (GNAT) family protein — translated: MTSENGSHDLVTRTGLVLHVRPVRAGDEKDLAEFFSRVAPEDLRFRFLASMKEVGHERLSAMTHVDHHQTEHFLAFAQDGKSIVATAMVACDAHFERAEIAISVRADDKHKGVAWELLRYAANHAQAKGVKILEAIESRENHEAIEVEREQGFVAKSHPDDPRLVLIRKTLA
- a CDS encoding hypothetical protein (Evidence 5 : Unknown function); its protein translation is MWKIAIVRQQLREMKDEAFPAPFEKAGTLEARQSDLPTTDILHLPARSGCSMSSFDAREAE
- a CDS encoding hypothetical protein (Evidence 5 : Unknown function), whose protein sequence is MLAFPMQKRTRTLSSVVHCEEEELVCKFGAMVIAGCFISAVYSGGALAGPLPPAELIVPQTGVELAQWGRPPPPRHVRPAPRRCWWENRRMRDHRGRWVVRRVQVCTR
- a CDS encoding hypothetical protein (Evidence 5 : Unknown function), which codes for MEQALRDAAQAEPVMLHHKPADIRGEGEPGGEGKQKVPVACLPNAEENADTIFGCSL
- a CDS encoding hypothetical protein (Evidence 5 : Unknown function), translating into MSHRYSRSTDIGSQNCRGQGNIENTCDGSKREGRIQRHHPGKLWDKGPKDWDSVQMFNRRGGLSSLKNGNPSGFGLSSRLRSARRRGGQRGRG
- a CDS encoding Esterase/lipase superfamily enzyme, with product MPAGFSWWRNGLPLCALALGLGACASLPRGMLQPVAPAPGADRVDMLAATTRAPSSDPGVLFSGDRGETVSFANIVVSIPHDREVGTIQFPRAVPGNPETDFTVTSATPIAKAHLADWFKSTSGRKRRVFVFVHGFNTPFDRAVFRFAQLAHDADANAAPVLFSWPSRGRLLDYSRDFDNASYSRSDLAYLLRVAASSPSVGEITILAHSMGSWPAVEAIRQLALEKGGVPKKIDNLILASPDLDIGVFRRQIEDMGPRRPRVTLFVAQHDRALQLSRFISRGATRLGGIDLTRDEYQQQLAGLSGITVLDLSALNAGDRINHDLYAASPEAVRLIGDRLLQGQVITDSDLSSPLMAADTLGSAASLLITAPIRMFDTATSR
- a CDS encoding hypothetical protein (Evidence 5 : Unknown function), producing MRAAAGRTVHCKISERFLAKLSHPESIGGFP
- a CDS encoding AraC family transcriptional regulator — protein: MPTPSRPSLRSSTGAVFVEHFSTRELPRQDQFDAWRSMLADTIELLPTAGQSESFEADCSSWVFGDIVLTRTLYTNAPPRHWRHRPKSFLDHWCVVLAYQGTGSTCSPEILQPGSLSFRSLAKPFEGRAEDAEVLTLFLPRDFCRDEREALDRGHDLEINPALGALLAGHMENLARHLPRIPPEQARGLAEATRSLVAACIAPRAEHTKAAEVSLSALLIDRIRLIIRQNMASPDFDPEQLARLMAMSRSKLYRLFEHAGGVAHFINRERLQEAHRHLTSSRDSLPIHTVGNEVGFIDHSTFSRAFRREFGYSPSEVRERSLAEHALKPFGLSLNDARADTVSPDDTMSSPGARTEDTTAPSLPMPAA
- a CDS encoding hypothetical protein (Evidence 5 : Unknown function), encoding MVGSSTIGVTGRLSLLYAALFFELGVNLPFFPLRLHAQALSSDGTSLAGGELGGLMAVLTALAGCLYGAWGERIYCLMGPRPPSASCCPSRLGSASGPRSHRHQSSPGNPGLSKIGMSSEDLGF